AAGCTTCACgctgaatgatttcaaaatcCTTTAGGGGGCCCACAAGTCTCACGGACATTCCTGTCATTTTTACACAGGCAGAGAGGGGCCAGCACAGCCAAAGGGTGACGGAtctctcgtttttattttcttcttttttttaatatatttgttttggtttgttttgttttattccaaCGGGGGACACCTAGCGACTGAAACGAACAATATCAAACAAAACCAGAAAGAACTTGATAAACCATAACACGGGAGTTTTAGATGATGAACGCggtcaaccccccccccctttttttatttttgtcacgCAGACGCATCTCGCATTTCCGCACGAGCGCCatctaaacacacacacgcacaaaaatgcgacacttttttttttttttcgatggtTGTTGTCGGCTGTCTCTCTACTCGATAACACTGGAAATAAATAATCTACGGGTGATTAAAAACTCGAAAAAATCAAGAGGAAATGGCCCAAACTATTGGGGTAAAAACTCCGAGTTGTGAGAATAATCCCAcactgtttttgttgttttttggagTTTTCTCTGTCGGGAAATTCAATGGCTCAAGTCCttcttttatgattttcttgtgtgtttcCCACGTTCGTGATGAAGGCCACCTGCCGCCTGATTTGTTCCAGCACccccctctttctttttccatttgttaATAAGCATGACACAATAGGGGTTTTGTGAAGagatagagagggggggggggatgaacGGGTTGGCTCAACATCCGCCCGATTGACGAAAAACACAACTGGCAGAGTCGCGTGACCCGTAGGTCGTGAATgacaggggggaaaaaacccaGCAGGCTTGAACACGATACAATAATAACATGTCTGGCTTGCCATCTGAATTGTGCAGCCATTACTGCTTTGCGAGTGCCAGCAGACATCACAAAATCTCTCTTGACGTTGGGACCTGGAATAAATGTCAGATGGTATATCGAGATTCTCATTTACCTCTTTGTAATGATCCATTGACGAGAACATTCTTGACTGGTTTGACGAGCCAACTGCTTGCAGACCAGCATGAGGCAAGGTCACCCAGCTTTGATGTACGGGACAGCCAAAATCTCTCCAGTCCTTATTAGGCCTCCAGACAACACAACACTAAACAGTTTAAAACTGTCAAAGTTCACTTTTATCTCGATGTTTTCCTACTCACGATCAGTAAGGTTATCGCGAGCAGACAAACTATGCCTCATAACGGTGTAGCTCTGTTGTTACGTCACACACACTCGCCAAAATCGGAGGCCAAATTCTAAATCCGAGTCCTCGTACAGATATTGCACAGACGTCTCTTTTAATTCAACTATTTAACTGCACATTTCGATTAAACCTCACGTCAATCTATCTCGAACGCCATGATAGATTTCAATAAGAAATTTATGTTTTATCAACAGCGTTGCCTGATAAGTTTCGACGCACTAGGGGGGACCGGGAAGAAACCTcacaaaaccaacaaacaacacCTGCGCATAGACGGCATAGCTGCTACAATTCTACAtactctctctatctctagcCATAGCTGGTCCCCTGCATTCATTACATACGGAGCATTAAAGGTGAAGACTTAGCGGTAATCTGATTACCAAGGCCTTTTATGTTTTATCGTCTCTGAGACACTGACGATGACACGCCTCGCAgtgataaagaaaagaaaaaaaccttggGAAACATTATGAATGGCCAAATCAAATGTAGGAAAAATGCGTCACGTTGAATTTATCACGAGTAGAAAACTACAAACGCAGTTAGTGGAGTTCAACGTTTATTCTGTTATCTTTCTGCCGATGTATACAGGATcacttttatttgaataacttTACAATAGcacggttgttgtttttttctttttacatttttaacttATGTTTAACAAGTTCAACTTTAAATCGAGGCTGTCTTTCCATGCCACGCAGATGCAGTAATGATGAAAAAGTTGATCTAATAATTCTTTCTCGTCAAGGAATTCGATTTTTTCGATCCTTTGAATCTCCTGCGGTGATATTAGACCGTGGTAAACTTGGTTCATCTCCAGCGCTTGGGCTCCATCCCAGCCATTGAGAATAAATCTAATAAAAATTACCATATATAAAAACTGATGAGTCGGcttcccattttttaaatattcaatttaATTACCGGTCTTCCTGCGTTTTCAGCGACGCGCAAGCCTCCACGCCCGCTAAAGAACAGCCCCTTGATCTCAAATTAGATAGCATGACGTCTCCAAAGCGATCAGTCATATTGACCTAAATGGATTACAAATTTAAGAGCTCGCATTTCTTCACTGCGATACTCTTATTAAAATAGTGTATATACCTGTTCATAGTTGATGCAGAAAGTGGTAGAAAATTTGTCCGCAATGAGTTGCAAAAGAGAGTGGCTGAATTGTATGGGCATGTAGACTAAAACACATTCGAAGAGAAAAAGGGTCGGTACGCTGAATTCCATTGAACACTCCTTTAGCTTTGACTCTACTTCGGATAACTTGCGTAGATCTGCCGATGCCAAATGATAGATCCCAGAATGCAACTCAGTGGTATTGTAACTCACTTCTTCATCTAAATAGCAAATgcccaattaaaatttatcttAAGGAAATGAATGAGAGGGGAAAATACCATCACAGTGAAGAGCTTCCATCAGTTTGCTGTTGTTCTTGATATAGTGGCATTTACGTGAAGTAACATTGGCAAAATCTATTTCTACAAACTTTTTTACAGGTAGACCAGCACCCTTTAGTTTCCAGAAAAGAGTGTCAAAGCCAGCTCCAAAGTTTACAATTTGGCAATTTCCTTTCATAGCCTTTGAGAAAGGAAATTTGGATTAATCAGATACTATTTCTTGAGGACACTTATAACTGTGAGAATTACCTTTATGAATTTTTCCACCATATTTGTTATCACTGTGACTCTTGCAAAGTAACCACGGTTAATTTCAGGGGTTTTCCTATCAGTATTTCGTACCAGAAGAGGCAAGTAGGGGTCAGACCAATATCCCAGATGAACTGCAAATCTTTTACAGTGACTTGCATCGTCGTTTGTCGAACGAACGGCTTCATCTCCGTCCAAATTATGCCTGTCCATGGCAGGAATGAATCCTGCGGGactaaatcaaattcaatcgcGTATTCCAACAGACGCTGGGAGTTTTAGATGGAATATGTGACTTTTCGAGTTTCGAGGATTTCCAAATGACTAAAGATTTTAGGTGTGAAGAATTGAAGCAACGTAAACAATCCTTCCTTGTCTGAAATATCGTACTACAACTACGAACTAATCGActataaattataaattttaagtaGCCGATGGCAAATTCATGACAAATTCATAACATAACACATTGACAGCACTGGGGGACAGCACTGCCATCTTTTAGCGGGAGTTACGGTGTAAACACTTAAATTCGATTCACGATCTGATCGCGATTTGTTAATGCCATTCATTCTAACATAAAATATTTCACTAAAAAGaacttattttattcttttttcatagtATTCAGAGTGGTATTTATTTTCACAtttatcaaataaatttgtatgctgtttttttttaaatggcaacTCTCAAGAAGTGCaaataaaggaattgacggcgggaaaataacaaacaaaaatggcagACTCCTCCGAGATGAACAATTTGCTGGAAAATGTAGAACAACTCATCAACGACGAAAATAGGATTGTACGTGTGATAAATTAGCTTGTGAATCATGTAAAGTGCTtatttgggtgtttttttttctttccaggttACCTATGAATTTCTCAGTCAAACTTGTGGTATCCATGTGAACTTGGCAAAGACGTAAGATAAACTTAGATCTTACTTGTACATTTTGTGTCACTTACCAATGCTTACGTTTCCTTCAGTGTATTAGGGAAATATGTTgataaattgaagaaaaaggtgCAGGATTCATCGTACCAGGTTGTTTACAGCTTGGGAGGATATATTggtaaaaatctgaaatttctCCTGGTCAGGGACATCAACCTTGAAGAAGCCAAGTCTAAATTTgagaagattatttcacttcatatTTACAGCatacaaaaagggaaattagaaaaatttggtGTGCTGTACAATAGCAACATcacagaaataaagaaaagtatTCAACAGTGTTCTGGCCAAGCTGCCATCCAATGTCCAGCAGCAAAATTGAAGTCTCCTGCAGAGTTAGCTAGCAGTAATGTCACTGAAGTGCAGAAGAATCCTGAACCAGTGAAGCCTCCTCCGTCCActttaaagaaagaagaaacaagtttGGATTCTACGTCTTTAAAGACAGAAGATGCTGAACACACAACACAGGGAAAAGCAACAGCTAAGGAAAAGACATCCAGCAAATTACCTGCAACAAAAGGTGGAAAACCAGCTATTGCAGCATTTTTTGCTACTCAACAGGCTATTGGAAGGGTTAATCCAGTCAAAGAGCCAGCAGAGAAAAAGGTGGTTGATGAAGAACCGAAAAAATCGGTAACACACAAAAGATTGATTCGTCAGTCGAGCGATGATGAGAGTGAGAATGAGAATAAAGATACCAATTCAGAAAAAGTTAAGCCTACTAAACGATTCAAGCTGGCGGAAGAACCCCTGAAGTCGCATGAAACTAAAGCTAAAGCAAAGAAATCTCAGAAAAAGGCTAAACAATCCAAGTTATCCGGGAAGACTCAACGTAAAAGAATCCAACAGATTTCAGACTCTGAATCAAACAGCGATGGTAATTATTTATTCAGTACGGTAGTTGTTCGGAAAATAAACACATTCATACATTGTTTCAACTTCaatagaggaagaagaagttatTCTTTCCAGTCCTGAGGTGCCACCCCAGATGCCAGCTCCCATGTCAGAAGATGATGAGGATGTGCTAAATGCTACGGTTGTTGAACCCAAGAACAACAATAAGCGTAGTCGTAAACTGGTGGCAAAAACTTTCATGGATAAGGATGGTTATGTTGGTATGTTCATTGTTCATGTATTTAAATTTCTACGCTCTAACTTTTgcgatatttctttttattttacctagtAACAACTAAAGAGTACGAGACTtgcgaagaaaatgaagcaaacGAAAATTCTACACCAAAAGCAAAAACTGCAGAAATTCCTAAGATTGAAACCAAGCCATCAGTAAAGCATCCCTCTCCTCCTGGCAAAACGAAGCAAAAATCCATTACAAGTTTTTTTACGCGCAAATAGTTTACTCTTTTAAATTCCCCCAGCTGGCTgcgtttttgtcaaatttatcAAATACATCGTGTACAAATTAATTCAATACAATCTCTAATTGCTACATTTTAGTCGAGACCATTTTTAGATATTTCACAGTTTAACCCTTTGACCTTTACCATAACAATACAATCAAAGTCATCGGGAAATGTTTCTTACTTTTAAAAACCATCCGTTCGACCCAAGACTTTTCACATGactgtattttcttttttgagatTGTGCATCGGAATTTTATCTAAACATAAGAAACGAGTACATAAAAaggtttattttattacagccaGTCAGTATTCACTAGTAAGCATCTAAAACAAGTTAGTGCTGAAAAGCTTTCTGCGCGTGTTGTTTTAATCTTAAGCAGCATTAAAGCGCCTCGAGCGCGTATTCAACGCTTGTAAATCAATGCGGCAGATGGCAGTTCTTATTGTTTATCAACAATTGTAGTAGGACCGGTCTAACAAGTTAATTTCCAATTTGACATCCATTTCGTCAGTAAATTAGTAAAACGAGTAAGGGACGTAAAAGAGTGTGGACTTGGGGAAAGTTCGGTAAAGGACTATAGCTAGAAAAtccagtctttttttttatctagtgGGATTAG
This sequence is a window from Daphnia pulicaria isolate SC F1-1A chromosome 7, SC_F0-13Bv2, whole genome shotgun sequence. Protein-coding genes within it:
- the LOC124350716 gene encoding leucine carboxyl methyltransferase 1-like isoform X2 gives rise to the protein MDRHNLDGDEAVRSTNDDASHCKRFAVHLGYWSDPYLPLLVRNTDRKTPEINRGYFARVTVITNMVEKFIKAMKGNCQIVNFGAGFDTLFWKLKGAGLPVKKFVEIDFANVTSRKCHYIKNNSKLMEALHCDDEEVSYNTTELHSGIYHLASADLRKLSEVESKLKECSMEFSVPTLFLFECVLVYMPIQFSHSLLQLIADKFSTTFCINYEQVNMTDRFGDVMLSNLRSRGCSLAGVEACASLKTQEDRFILNGWDGAQALEMNQVYHGLISPQEIQRMHLRGMERQPRFKVELVKHKLKM
- the LOC124350716 gene encoding leucine carboxyl methyltransferase 1-like isoform X1, whose amino-acid sequence is MDRHNLDGDEAVRSTNDDASHCKRFAVHLGYWSDPYLPLLVRNTDRKTPEINRGYFARVTVITNMVEKFIKAMKGNCQIVNFGAGFDTLFWKLKGAGLPVKKFVEIDFANVTSRKCHYIKNNSKLMEALHCDDEEVSYNTTELHSGIYHLASADLRKLSEVESKLKECSMEFSVPTLFLFECVLVYMPIQFSHSLLQLIADKFSTTFCINYEQVNMTDRFGDVMLSNLRSRGCSLAGVEACASLKTQEDRFILNGWDGAQALEMNQVYHGLISPQEIQRIEKIEFLDEKELLDQLFHHYCICVAWKDSLDLKLNLLNIS
- the LOC124350652 gene encoding DNA polymerase delta subunit 3-like, translating into MADSSEMNNLLENVEQLINDENRIVTYEFLSQTCGIHVNLAKTVLGKYVDKLKKKVQDSSYQVVYSLGGYIGKNLKFLLVRDINLEEAKSKFEKIISLHIYSIQKGKLEKFGVLYNSNITEIKKSIQQCSGQAAIQCPAAKLKSPAELASSNVTEVQKNPEPVKPPPSTLKKEETSLDSTSLKTEDAEHTTQGKATAKEKTSSKLPATKGGKPAIAAFFATQQAIGRVNPVKEPAEKKVVDEEPKKSVTHKRLIRQSSDDESENENKDTNSEKVKPTKRFKLAEEPLKSHETKAKAKKSQKKAKQSKLSGKTQRKRIQQISDSESNSDEEEEVILSSPEVPPQMPAPMSEDDEDVLNATVVEPKNNNKRSRKLVAKTFMDKDGYVVTTKEYETCEENEANENSTPKAKTAEIPKIETKPSVKHPSPPGKTKQKSITSFFTRK